ttttaaaaatgttaactaTACATCATTATTTTTTCACTACCCCAAATGTTTGTTGCTGATAGTAGTAGCATCaccttataaaatatttaaagtggttacaaattattttattaaagaaatctAGTATAATATTCTGGTCACAAATACAAAATCCAATTAAATACTTATCgtgggagttggagagatggctcagcggttaaaggcacttgctgctcttgcagaagatgcagattcagttcccagcacccacatgggctCTCATAACTGTCTTTACTTCCAATTCCAGGAGGTAaggagtcttcttcttcttctgaccttcTCAGGTACCAAGTAGGCAcaagtacacatatgtacatatatgcaaacactcaagcacataaattaaataaatctatgGAAATACCGCCTGCATGTTTATTCCTCCATCTTATGATAAGGATTACTGCAAGAATCCTTGACTCATGAAAGGCCTGGCAGGCGCCCTAGCCTAATAGCATACCTCACTCATGACGTGCTCTCTCATCCTGAGCCTCTCCTCTTCCATTTCTATCATATCATCCTCTGCATTTTGTGGGTTATACACTTTCTccaactgaaaaaagaaaatgcaaaaaactgaCATTAAAGAAGAGGGGTGATGGAGGGAACAAGGCACAACCGACCAACTGCGGACGTAACGAACATTTACCTCTTTTGTGAATAGTGCTTCTAATTCTTGTTCATCCAGGAATCCATCGTTGTTAACATCTAAAGTTCAACAGTTACAAATGCAAAAGCTGATTTGAATCCTTCAGAGAGTAAATACTTAAGATACATATACAATGGTTTGCAGTAGTGCTAAGTAAAGCGACAAGCAGCTATAGGGCGGGGCTTCAGCTTTCTCATGAGGCCTCAGGGGACAGCTCTATATTTACAGTTCATAATCATGTTTTAGAAAAGTACATATTATCTACTTCTTTCCAAAGAGACAGAGCAGTATCTATGAGAATAAAAGTagctaaaaccaaatttaagcatgACCTCACTATGTATCTCTAAGTGGCCTGGTATGTAGTCCAGGATAACCtatgcagcaatcctcctgcctcagcttcccaagtgctgggattataggtgtcaCTACCATATCAGCTTAGTAAATTTTAGATCTGTCATGAAATGTTTATTAGATATTACCTAACCAGTCACAGAATTACCTCCAATTTGCAGACAGCTTTGGAGTAAATCATACAATGACTCAACAGCAATTGTGGGCAGACAGACACAATTATGATCTAAAATATGATCTAAGATAAGCTAAAAACTATTAATAATCTCACTTGAAGGGAAAAGTCTAATGTGACTCTAAATGTGACTATTGGTAGAACTCAACAGCAAGCCACCACAGTAACCAGTTACGAGTAAATCAAATACAGACTTTTCAAACAGCAGGTATAAATATCAATATTTGTATCAAATCTGTTACCATGTAATTTGAAAAATGTCTTGGGGTCAAAGTCATTAGGGTCCAGTCCATCAGCCTCTTCCCAAACCTCTCTTAgttgatctttgcttccctgtgAACCAATTTTAAGAAAgtgctcaaaacaaaacagaatctaTATATAGAGACTCAAAAAATATAGCTGAGGAACTTTTCAGAATTAAAACTCAAGATTTACGTGCTAAACTTAGGACAAAATTTGCTACAAAAACCATGTGGACATGGCTTCTGTGGAGCACGGCCCTTACGGGGTGATTAACTTTGGGGTGGTCTCCGTGCTTCCTCTTCATCTCTTCAAACTTAgactcttcttcttttctcttttcctcactCAGCGTCTTCAGATATTCTCTGCGTTCGTGCTCCTTCATCATCTCGTATCTCTTAAACTCTTCATGCCGGGTCCGGTCATACTGCTCCAGATCCGCGGTGGCCTGGAACACAGCGCGTTTACATCAATGTGCGAAGAGAAGtgtattcattatatgtaagtacacaacagctgtcctcagacacaccagaagcgggTGTCAGACcacattacagatagttgtgagccaccatgtagttgctgggatttgaactcgggacctctggaagagcagtcagtgctcttaaccgctgagtcatctctccagctcattaagcatcattattttttctttctttcacacacatgtgtatggtGTGCATGCGGGTGTagatgtgtgttcacatgtgcgtGGGCATCTGTGTGCAAGTGCATATGAAATCCTGAGGTGGATATTGGGGATCTTCCTTGATGGCTCCCTACCTTATTcactgaggcaaggtctctcaacTGAGCCCAGAGCTATctccccaaaacaaaataaagtagcTCTTAAAAATACCCTGAGCTCTCTAACAGACGTTAGGACAGTAAAACCAACAAACATTGGATtattcaaagcaaacaaaatataaactgatttcaaaaagaagaaactagGTCAAACGTGGATATGACATGAAATGAAAGTGGTTGTCAGCAGCTATTTGAGTTTCATAACTGCCCGACTAAAATATCAAGCTTGTCAATTTCTTCCATAGTGAATATGGAAGAGTCTACAAACTCTCATCTAAAACTGCCTGGGCCAACCACAGGTGGTAGCTCACACCAGTATTCCTAGCATGCATGAAATTCTAAGTTACACTCCTAGCGCCACATACAAATACAATACATAATCATACAATAAAATGATAATgtataatagtaataaatattaCTATATAAATGtaggatatataaaataaatatagtaataaaattattaagagaTTTTTCAAATTTTAGGGCACAGGGAAGAAGGgcaaatggaaatggagagagagactTCAGTGACACCGCATAGTGCCAAGAAATACCAGGAAACACTGtgagttgacaaagaaaacttagTCTCCCATAGAACCTTCATAGGCAGGATTTCCTTACAGAGTCTAAATAAAAACTATAGATACCATGGAGAACAACTAGTTCAGGCCTTGTTCAGTTTTTGCAGCATTTTGGATTTGGAGGTGTGGATGAGAGGTATGCACCCATGTTAGTCCTGATATCTGTAGTGAGAAGGCTTAACGCAAACTCCAGAGGCTCTCCAGAGCATATGAAAGTTacatttcagggctggagagatggctcagcggttaagagcactgactgctcttctgaaggtcctgagttccaatcccagcaaccgcatggtggctcacaatcatctataatgagatccgatgccctcttctggggtgtctgaagacagctacagtgtacttacatataataaataaatattttttaaaaaaaagtaaactgggggaactggagagatgctcggtggttaagaccactgtctgctcttccagaggtcctgagttcaatttccatcaACCACAccgtagctcacaaccatctgtaatgggatctgatgccctcttctggtgtgtctgatgacagctacagtgtactttacatataataataactaaacctttaaaaaaaattaaattaaaaaaaaagaaagttaggtTTCCACTTCATTGATATAATCTGTCAAATCAGAGATTCTCAAAGGAACAGAAAGACTCCATCTTGGGGGCATATCCTTACTGCTTTGATTAGCATATCCAAATCTCTGGATTCAAATGTGTCAGGATTCTGGTGGTTCAGGTGTTCAAACTGCTTCAGAAGAAGGTGGTGATTCATACCAGTATCTGCAACAGCGTGAGAAAATAGCAAATATCAGTCTGGGGAAAACACCTAACATTAACCTCTGactctacacacatgcacatatgaatgTGCACATACTACTCATGAAAATACATGAGCACATACATACCACAAATATAAAGCATGCTAGTGTTTAACATAAGACCCTCCCAAGCCGACACTGAACGCGTGCCCCCTCACCCCGCCCCATCTAGCACCTACCCTGAAGGGAATCCAGCTTAGCTTTGATAAGCATTCTCAGTCTGCCTACTTCTTGCCGCTTCAGTTCATCCAGTCGCGTCCTCACTTTGTGACTTACTAAGTCCAACTCTTGACTCAACCTCCCACTCTGTCaacaaaatcaataaatcagTTTTGTctagtacattttcttttatacctGATGTAATGGAGTATAAGTAGCATTACAGgaactagagagacagctcagcaagGAAGaccacaggctgctcttccagaagacctcagTGCacggctcacaaacatctgtaaccccagctccagaggcTCCAACACCCTATCTGACAACTATGGACACTgcatgcacaggcacagacacatataAGCAGAACACTCACACAttaaaagttaaaacatttttaaatagcattttcTTAAATCAGTAATAGTTTGACTGAGTTGAATACATTTTACTTTATACAAGCATCCCTTTTATTTCATTGGGCATTATGactataatcctagcacctgagaggtgggggcaggaacTAAGACGTTCAGAGCTACCTTCAGTCTCATAGCACCCTAGACTACATGAAACCCTGACtcgagaagagaagagaagagaagagaagagaagagaagagaagagaagagaagagaagagaagagaagagaagagaagagaagaaagaaaaaaaggttggGAGAACTTGGCTCATTTATTAGAGTAGCTGCCTATCACGCAAGAAGCTTagcactttattttaaaaagccaagtgtggtgagccacacctgtaatctcaggcagaaggatcagaaattcaaaggcTTTGGTTACACAGTGAGCTTGAAACCAGCCTGGAATACCTGAGTCCCTGCctcaaaagacagaaacaaactATTCCTTTTAAAAGCTAAAATTAGAGTGAGCACATGACCCAGAAATTCCATCCCCAGGACTATAGCTTAGGTTCTGAAGCCTGTCATCACAAGAACATCAGCACTGTTGTTCACAGCACATTATTCAGAGTAaccaaaataagcaaaaataaccCAAATGTCTTATCAACTGGTGAACAGATAAAAACCTACAACAGCCCCTCTTCAATCCCT
This portion of the Apodemus sylvaticus chromosome 1, mApoSyl1.1, whole genome shotgun sequence genome encodes:
- the Nucb2 gene encoding nucleobindin-2 gives rise to the protein MRWRIIHVQYCFLLVPCVLTALEAVPIDVDKTKVHNAEPVESARIEPPDTGLYYDEYLKQVIEVLETDPHFREKLQKADVEEIRSGRLSQELDLVSHKVRTRLDELKRQEVGRLRMLIKAKLDSLQDTGMNHHLLLKQFEHLNHQNPDTFESRDLDMLIKAATADLEQYDRTRHEEFKRYEMMKEHERREYLKTLSEEKRKEEESKFEEMKRKHGDHPKVNHPGSKDQLREVWEEADGLDPNDFDPKTFFKLHDVNNDGFLDEQELEALFTKELEKVYNPQNAEDDMIEMEEERLRMREHVMSEIDNNKDRLVTLEEFLRATEKKEFLEPDSWETLDQQQLFTEEELKEYESIIAMQETELKKRADELQKQKEELQRQHDHLEAQKQEYQQAVQQLEQKKFQQGLAPSGPAGELKFEPHT